The Thermodesulfobacteriota bacterium genomic interval AAGCGACCTCATGTAAGACTTCCATCCTGGGCACCAACTGGCATGCCATCTCCAGAGTTTTCCGAGAAAGGACTTGGGATTTTTATCATATTTTGCCCTGAATGCACAATCTTCACAACTTTTATTATGCATATAAAACCTCCTTATAGATAGAGGATAGTCATGTTAAATTAAACATGACAGGTAAGCTTCTCTGATTTTTTAGTTAAATAAGGTCTTTGACTGAGCAAGTGAAGAATTTTCAGTTTTTCTGAGTTGATCATACAATATTCCGATGTTGATTGCCATATACAGAGCTAGCTTCGGAGTTTCACCAGTTCATCTGTTGAATCTGGCTGGTTAGGAGCTTTTCCAAGTTCTTATATCGTTGAAAACAGTGGAGACACCCCATTCCAAACGGCATCGGTCTTCTTCCGGACGATTTCAATAGTGTTAGAGGGTAAAGTCCCGAGGTCAAAGCTGGTTTGTAGAGAATATGCCATTTCTTCAAGGGGGTTGTTTCGATATCCGAATTGCATAAACCCCGCGCCGTAAGCAAGCAGGAGATTATCTAAGCCCAGCCTATCCCACTGAATAACATGAACCAGTTCGTGAAAATAGAGGCTCTCTGTTTGATGGGAGTGACTGACAAAGAATGTGTCCTTAAAGGTAATTCCTGCCATCTGCATATTTTCCATTTCCGAGAATTCAGGTAGACCCATGTGGCTGAGAGGGGGGAATGGCATCTTTCCGTTGATGACCACTGCCTTTGCTCTGGTAAGCAAATCGAAGGGGAACACCTTGCAAAGACGAGGGAAAGAGAGGTTGATCACCGAAACAGCATTGGGTCTGTATTCTTCTAACGTTTTTTCAATCCATTCTCGAACCGCAGGCAGAGTTGCATGTAACCTGTGTATAAGGTCAAGTTTCATATTATTTTATTCCTGATGGGCGAAAAATAGTGATAAGCTCTCCCTATTTATACAACACATAAAAATCAGAACATTATAGGGTCTATACGCATTAAGACTTCATGGAGTAATTCTTCCGGGCATTTGCTAATGTAGGACGCATTTCTAGCTCTGTAATCAAGCGAACGCAATTGATCTGCCATTATCACCCCCGAAACTTTTTTACCTTTGGGGATGGCTACATAAAATGGATTTTTACGTTCTGTGTTGCTGATGGGACAAACAAAAACGAACCCCATTTTTTCATTAAAAGCGCTATGACTTACGACTAGAGCAGGCCTGCTTCCCTTTTGTTCATGTCCAGCTTGTGGGTCGAAATTAAGACGGATAAAATCTCCGCGTTTTGGAATATAGCCTACCAAACTTCCCCTCCTTCAGGTTTGCCCCATGAAACTTCCACGCCTGGCTCTTGTACTTCGGCA includes:
- a CDS encoding type II toxin-antitoxin system PemK/MazF family toxin, with translation MVGYIPKRGDFIRLNFDPQAGHEQKGSRPALVVSHSAFNEKMGFVFVCPISNTERKNPFYVAIPKGKKVSGVIMADQLRSLDYRARNASYISKCPEELLHEVLMRIDPIMF